The Enterobacter asburiae sequence CCGGCTTTGTCGATCAAACCCTGGCCGGGCTGGGCCATCAGCGGCACGTCGCGATGTCCACCCAGAGCTACGCCATGGCGCCTGCGCTTGTCGCCGGTACCGATCTCGTTTGCACCTTACCGGAACGGATGCTGCGACAGTTCGCCAGCACGCTGGATATTTTTCCCCCGCCGCTGCCGCTCCAGCCGATTACCATTTACATGTACTGGCACCCGAAAAACAGCCGGGATCCGGCGAGCGTCTGGCTGCGCGAGCAGCTGCTGGAGGCGGCCGGGCGTCAGATGTGATCGAGGGTAACCAGAAACTTTTTAAGCACTTCTGAGCGAATAATCCGGTGGCAAACCAGCGTCAGCTCGCTTTCCCGGAGCCGGTCCAGGATGTCCACGTAAACCACATTCTCGACGCTCACCGCCTTTGCCGACGCCGGCAACAGCGCCAGGCCAAATCCGGCCGAGACAAGGCTTATCACCGTGGGCACGTCAGTCGCGTTTTGTACCACGTCCGGCTGAAAGCCCGCGCCGCTACAGGCGTCAAAAAAATACTGTTCCAGCCCCATTCCCTCCGGGTCGCGCAGGGAGATCCATTTTTCATCTTTCACCGACGAAAGCGTCAGCGCGGACGATCCCGCCAGCGGATGCTGACGATAAAGCGCCAGGACCGTTTTCTCTGACGCGAACGGGCGGCTTTGCAGATCGTCAGGCAGCGACGGCAGCGGTGCCCGGATAATGGCCACATCCAGCTGGTTACTCTGCACAGCAGAGTAGAGCGTCTGCACGTTTCCCGTCACCAGCGACATGGTAATGGCCGGCCAGCGCGTGTGCATCTGGCGCAGCGCAGTGGGCAACCTGCCGTCAAACATCGCGCTCGATACGCACCCCAGGTTTAACACCCCCTGCTCACCTCGTGCCGTTTGTCTGGCGTCCAGAACCGCCTGCTCGGTCAGGGAGATGGCGAGCCTGGCTTTCACCAGAAACGCTTCGCCCGCAGGTGTCAGGGTTAAGCGGCGGTTCGCCCGGCTAAAGAGCGTAACGCCTAAACGTTCTTCCAGCGCCTTTATCTGCTGGCTTAACGCCGGC is a genomic window containing:
- a CDS encoding LysR family transcriptional regulator, with the protein product MQFRQMRHFIVVAEELHMHRAAERLNMAQPALSQQIKALEERLGVTLFSRANRRLTLTPAGEAFLVKARLAISLTEQAVLDARQTARGEQGVLNLGCVSSAMFDGRLPTALRQMHTRWPAITMSLVTGNVQTLYSAVQSNQLDVAIIRAPLPSLPDDLQSRPFASEKTVLALYRQHPLAGSSALTLSSVKDEKWISLRDPEGMGLEQYFFDACSGAGFQPDVVQNATDVPTVISLVSAGFGLALLPASAKAVSVENVVYVDILDRLRESELTLVCHRIIRSEVLKKFLVTLDHI